One Heteronotia binoei isolate CCM8104 ecotype False Entrance Well chromosome 20, APGP_CSIRO_Hbin_v1, whole genome shotgun sequence DNA segment encodes these proteins:
- the RNPS1 gene encoding RNA-binding protein with serine-rich domain 1, with protein MELSGMKKKSLLGIKENNKKSSTRAPSPSKRKDRTEEKSKDRSKDKPATKESGEKDRGRDKTRKRRSASSGSSSTRSRSSSTSSSGSSSSTGSSSGSSSSSASSRSGSSSTSRSSSSSSSSGSPSPSRRRHDNRRRSRSKSKPPKRDEKERKRRSPSPKPTKVHVGRLTRNVTKDHIMEIFSTYGKIKMIDMPVDRLNPHLSKGYAYVEFENSDDAEKALKHMDGGQIDGQEITATGVLAPRTRMPPRRFSPPRRMLPPPPMWRRSPPRMRRRSRSPRRRSPVRRRSRSRSPGRRRHRSRSSSNSSR; from the exons ATGGAGCTATCAGGAATGAAAAAGAAGAGTTTGCTAGGAatcaaagaaaataataaaaagtcCAGCACTAG GGCTCCCTCTCCTAGCAAGCGTAAAGACCGGACTGAAGAAAAATCCAAGGACAGGTCTAAGGACAAACCAGCCACCAAGGAATCTGGTGAAAAGGACCGCGGGCGAGACAAGACCCGAAAGAGGCGAAGTGCTtccagcggcagcagcagcacaag ATCCCGCTCTAGCTCCACATCTAGTTCAGGGTCAAGCTCCAGCACCGGCTCCAGCAGCGGCTCCAGTTCCTCCTCAGCATCAAGCCGTTCCGGGAGCTCCAGCACTTCACGAAGTTCCAGCTCCAGCAGCTCCTCGGGTTCCCCGAGCCCATCTCGACGTCGGCACGACAACAGGAGACGTTCCCGTTCCAA GTCAAAGCCACCCAAGAGAGATGAAAAGGAACGGAAGAGAAGAAGCCCGTCACCAAAACCTACCAAAGTGCATGTTGGGAGGCTCACCAGAAATGTTACCAAG GATCACATAATGGAAATCTTTTCCACTTACGGGAAGATTAAAATGATTGACATGCCAGTGGACAGGCTCAATCCACACCTCTCCAAGGGTTATGCGTACGTAGAATTTGAGAATTCAGATGATGCGGAGAAGGCCCTGAAACACATGGATGGAG GGCAGATTGATGGTCAGGAGATCACCGCCACAGGTGTCTTGGCTCCTCGGACTAGGATGCCCCCAAGACGTTTCTCCCCTCCCAGGAGGATGCTGCCGCCACCGCCCATGTGGCGTCGATCACCACCACGTATGAGAAGAAG GTCCAGGTCTCCCCGGCGCAGGTCCCCCGTTCGTAGGAGGTCAAGATCTCGGTCTCCTGGTCGAAGGCGTCACCGCAGTCGCTCCAGTTCCAACTCGTCCCGATAA